A part of Vigna radiata var. radiata cultivar VC1973A chromosome 11, Vradiata_ver6, whole genome shotgun sequence genomic DNA contains:
- the LOC106776769 gene encoding protein EARLY-RESPONSIVE TO DEHYDRATION 7, chloroplastic-like encodes MFQQNSFYLQVDLTNPKTASPFFPRSSSSSSSIYPTVETENLIAEEPNTTQAMENVLVTIPGAILHLTGKDSSMHLASGDLTITNLGEGNKVVVVLAHVRDEVQWSLAKDVAVVKLDQTHYFFTLQVPHKQAENGFKVLNYGLTMAEKGQEKVLKELDRVMAKYSFLSKEKV; translated from the coding sequence ATGTTTCAACAAAATTCATTCTACCTACAAGTCGATTTGACAAATCCAAAAACTGCTTCTCCCTTTTTCCCCCGTTCAtcgtcatcttcttcttccatttatCCTACAGTAGAAACAGAGAATCTCATTGCGGAAGAGCCAAACACGACACAAGCAATGGAAAACGTTCTCGTCACGATTCCGGGTGCGATTCTGCATCTCACAGGAAAGGATTCAAGCATGCACCTCGCTTCAGGGGATCTCACCATAACCAACCTCGGAGAAGGGAACAAAGTGGTGGTTGTTCTCGCTCACGTTAGAGACGAGGTTCAGTGGTCGTTGGCCAAGGATGTGGCGGTGGTGAAGCTGGACCAGACGCACTACTTCTTCACACTGCAAGTTCCGCATAAACAGGCGGAGAACGGATTTAAGGTACTGAATTATGGGTTGACGATGGCGGAGAAGGGGCAAGAGAAGGTGCTGAAGGAACTGGACAGGGTTATGGCGAAGTATAGCTTTCTGTCGAAGGAGAAAGTGTGA
- the LOC106776770 gene encoding uncharacterized protein LOC106776770: MDVDTRSDATRHTDSSDLRKKYSLRTQVGNLTGLINLGKRLKTIKRETFQRRYGNLLNLMEVEVQIPAITTLAQYYDSPLRCFTFQDFQLAPTIEEFEHILGLPLEGTTPYQHLEHHASIPTIAAIMKLHPKEHEDRMMMRNQLHGLSQGYLEQYLHHLADKEDWETFMDVLALTIYGIVLFPKIEEFVDFTAIDVFVARKTRSDNPVTTVLADVYGTLSFCQERKGKKILCCLAALYTWMTAHVFKEMVDVKSLSETLSRQGLKDKGGNDWARFFAGLSERSIKWRLPWLGNKLSIQHCGSFPNVPLIGARYCINYNPLLVQRQFGHPMRGAPSPDYLATLFIYYEDGHFIELLRKVKSAWENVVRAEKDLRSGVVDSRVSYHTWILDRVKVAKLPFKPIKDQ, encoded by the coding sequence ATGGATGTTGACACAAGATCTGATGCCACACGGCACACCGACTCTTCCGATTTAAGAAAGAAGTATAGTCTAAGGACCCAGGTTGGAAACTTGACTGGGTTGATAAACTTGGGCAAAAGGCTCAAGACCATAAAGAGAGAAACCTTTCAGAGAAGATATGGAAATCTGTTGAATTTAATGGAAGTTGAAGTACAAATACCCGCTATCACAACCTTGGCACAATATTATGATTCTCCGCTTCGATGTTTCACATTTCAAGACTTTCAGTTGGCGCCAACTATAGAGGAGTTCGAGCATATCTTGGGTTTGCCACTGGAGGGCACCACTCCCTATCAACATTTAGAGCATCATGCCTCTATACCCACCATTGCTGCCATTATGAAACTACATCCCAAAGAGCATGAAGAcaggatgatgatgaggaatCAATTGCATGGGTTGTCACAGGGATATCTGGAGCAGTATTTACATCACCTGGCTGATAAAGAGGATTGGGAAACTTTCATGGATGTATTAGCCCTCACCATATATGGCATTGTCTTGTTTCCCAAGATAGAAGAATTCGTGGATTTCACCGCAATAGACGTCTTCGTGGCAAGAAAAACAAGATCAGATAATCCTGTAACGACAGTTCTTGCGGATGTTTATGGGACCTTGAGTTTTTGCCAggagagaaagggaaagaaaattctttgttgtTTAGCGGCGTTGTATACATGGATGACAGCGCACGTGTTTAAGGAGATGGTCGACGTCAAGAGTCTGTCGGAGACTTTGTCACGCCAAGGGCTTAAAGATAAGGGAGGAAACGATTGGGCCCGATTCTTTGCTGGCTTGAGTGAAAGAAGTATAAAATGGCGTCTTCCTTGGCTCGGAAATAAACTGTCTATACAACACTGTGGTAGCTTTCCTAATGTGCCTCTCATAGGTGCCCGATACTGTATCAATTACAACCCCCTTTTAGTTCAAAGACAATTCGGGCATCCCATGAGAGGGGCACCTTCACCAGATTACCTTGCTACCCTATTCATTTATTACGAAGACGGGCATTTCATCGAACTGTTAAGAAAGGTTAAAAGCGCCTGGGAAAATGTTGTTCGAGCAGAGAAGGACTTGAGGAGTGGAGTGGTGGATAGCAGGGTTAGTTATCACACCTGGATTCTGGACAGGGTGAAAGTAGCCAAGTTGCCTTTCAAGCCAATCAAGGATCAATGA